The Ruania alba genome window below encodes:
- a CDS encoding class I SAM-dependent methyltransferase: MRRRRLLEGGVLAAAVVGAVVVMAVEGDLGAALTLLAVSAVLAALLELDGRHRHALRSQLESMQQQVARVRADQRAARDEIRRLRRRLEKQLRTEPGRTLTRTIESSVGQISTELAQTHQLVEEHADRARARQIELRRSLRDLKHEPLTQQQSMALLQSWFTPDAPLPAVGGWAMEPTTLVEIVDLITRLRPTTVVECGSGTSTMWVTQALRRNGHGRVVSLDHDGDYAAATRAHLARHGLGAWAEVRHAPLVPTETDHGPLDWYNVDAASLPLIDMLVVDGPPKATGDLARYPALPVLVERLAPDAVIVLDDADRAGERRIVELWQEQHGVRWTQKLVGRALLLGLGDTPPAAR; encoded by the coding sequence GTGCGACGACGTCGACTGCTCGAAGGTGGGGTCCTCGCCGCCGCTGTGGTGGGAGCCGTCGTCGTCATGGCCGTGGAGGGTGACCTGGGTGCGGCGCTGACCCTGCTGGCGGTGTCCGCAGTGCTGGCGGCGCTCCTGGAGCTGGACGGGCGGCATCGGCACGCGCTGCGCAGCCAGCTGGAGAGCATGCAGCAGCAGGTCGCGCGAGTGCGCGCCGACCAGCGCGCGGCCCGGGACGAGATTCGCCGCCTGCGTCGGCGGTTGGAAAAGCAGTTGCGCACGGAGCCGGGCCGCACGTTGACCCGCACGATCGAATCCTCGGTGGGGCAGATCTCCACCGAACTAGCGCAGACCCATCAGTTGGTGGAGGAGCATGCCGACCGCGCCCGCGCACGGCAGATCGAGTTGCGCCGGTCGTTGCGGGACCTCAAGCATGAGCCGCTCACGCAGCAGCAGTCGATGGCGCTGCTGCAGTCCTGGTTCACCCCGGACGCTCCGCTGCCGGCCGTCGGAGGGTGGGCGATGGAGCCGACGACGTTGGTGGAGATCGTTGACCTGATCACCCGGCTGCGTCCGACCACGGTAGTCGAGTGCGGCAGCGGCACCTCGACCATGTGGGTCACCCAGGCCCTGCGTCGCAACGGACATGGTCGCGTCGTCTCCTTGGATCACGATGGCGACTACGCCGCAGCGACTCGTGCGCATCTCGCCCGGCACGGCCTGGGCGCCTGGGCCGAGGTGAGGCATGCACCGTTAGTACCCACCGAGACCGATCATGGACCGCTCGACTGGTACAACGTAGACGCCGCCTCGCTCCCGCTGATCGACATGCTCGTCGTGGACGGCCCGCCCAAGGCGACCGGCGACCTCGCCCGCTACCCGGCGCTTCCGGTACTGGTGGAGCGTCTCGCCCCGGACGCCGTCATCGTGCTCGACGATGCCGACCGGGCGGGGGAACGTCGGATCGTCGAACTCTGGCAGGAGCAGCACGGGGTGCGATGGACGCAGAAGTTGGTCGGCCGCGCCCTGCTGCTTGGGCTCGGCGACACACCGCCTGCAGCTCGGTGA
- a CDS encoding glycosyltransferase: MRQVAERRRRELTTARVHADHAVFAQRDPRDLPTTLLRTKSLAGREILAHLASFGHLNGVELEAFAGGTPARHAVSNRLDPTWTTEYARVRALQQGSPADHEVAVALMATVERTWGRAALGAHLDLYLQLLVRLHRREAAAELLGAADLDIDSQHRAAALTDLLNPFLRGGPDDIAAWTASLSEAVLRPGVPSLSLQDAPGSPFDRLQAVTDTVTHDPHRITVITSCFNPGPELLTTVRSVIAQTWQNWEMLIVDDASGAASTQVLAEVAALDPRIRVIRKSINGGTYRARNTALRQATGDFVVTVDSDDWVHPTYLETGVRPLLKDRSLLATRGWGVRISEMLELTRPGYRPLMTAAPSLMFRLAEVVGRIGFFDPVRKAADTEFARRLEAACGKRIKSLPRAALTFLRGGETTLSASDFSAGWRHTSRRAYRGAYEDWHRRIAAGKADPFLEPDGPRRFPTPRRWSTGRAHQVGPRPVLDVVFAGDWRRHGGPQNSMLEEIAACRAAGMRVGVMHLEAMRFMTRRDDPLCAPLRELIRDGAVEWVHVDDDVAVRTLVLRYPPILQYPPAVSGAVRPDNLLIVANQAPCEPDGSDQRYVPQDVTAHATALFETAPRWVPQGPTVRELLTEMDPGISLTPWDSPGLVDAETWHVRTPRPIGDPPVVGRYSRDTGIKFPESAEHLLTAYGFGPEVEVRMMGAANTVRRLLRDGGRSERPPSNWTLLQHKARDVREFLADLDVFLYLDNAHANEAFGRVILEAAASGVLTIASPKHQPTFGDAVLYAEPEEAVALTRRYLADPELYAEQVQRSRALVDERFSHASFVARLRELATERAGSARHEGSAGAVEREATAEVALELHFDARRPWRDPVLIGAPELVLQQERVRSDADAGRCDTVYLISRDPCEHPGVALAPVLHRIDDDQDVRPEDLPDGAVAAVIVRGAQIEVTSRPPLYWSDRRTEDGALVVCASSGDGTGRHLLDRRPVRHTAPIHVVDELVTT, translated from the coding sequence ATGAGACAGGTCGCGGAACGCCGCCGTCGCGAGCTGACCACAGCCCGGGTACACGCCGATCACGCGGTGTTCGCGCAACGGGACCCGCGGGACCTGCCCACGACGTTGCTGCGCACCAAGTCGCTCGCCGGTCGGGAGATCCTCGCGCACCTGGCCAGCTTCGGTCACCTCAACGGCGTCGAGTTGGAGGCGTTCGCAGGGGGCACACCCGCTCGTCATGCCGTCTCGAACCGGCTCGACCCGACGTGGACGACCGAATATGCCCGAGTGCGGGCGCTGCAGCAGGGCTCGCCCGCCGACCACGAGGTGGCAGTGGCGCTCATGGCCACCGTGGAGCGGACATGGGGGCGCGCCGCACTCGGCGCCCACCTCGACCTCTACCTGCAGCTTCTGGTGCGGCTGCACCGACGCGAGGCCGCCGCTGAACTGCTCGGAGCCGCGGACCTCGATATCGACTCACAGCACCGTGCCGCCGCACTGACCGACCTACTGAACCCGTTCCTGCGGGGCGGTCCGGACGACATCGCGGCCTGGACCGCCTCTCTCTCCGAGGCAGTGTTGCGGCCAGGCGTGCCCAGCCTGAGTCTGCAGGACGCCCCCGGTTCGCCCTTCGACCGGTTGCAGGCCGTCACGGACACCGTGACACATGATCCGCACCGCATCACGGTGATCACGAGTTGTTTCAACCCCGGTCCCGAGCTGCTCACCACAGTTCGGTCCGTCATCGCCCAGACGTGGCAGAACTGGGAGATGCTGATCGTCGATGATGCCTCCGGCGCGGCGTCGACGCAGGTGCTGGCCGAGGTCGCCGCCCTGGATCCGAGGATCCGGGTGATCCGCAAGTCGATCAACGGCGGCACCTACCGTGCACGCAACACGGCACTGCGGCAGGCGACGGGCGACTTCGTCGTCACTGTCGATTCCGACGACTGGGTTCACCCCACCTATCTCGAGACAGGCGTTCGTCCGCTGTTGAAGGATCGAAGCCTGCTCGCGACCCGCGGGTGGGGTGTCCGGATCAGCGAGATGCTGGAGTTGACGCGACCCGGATACCGTCCGCTGATGACGGCGGCCCCGTCCCTGATGTTCCGCCTCGCCGAGGTCGTGGGCCGGATCGGGTTCTTCGACCCGGTGCGCAAGGCGGCGGACACGGAGTTCGCCCGCAGGTTGGAGGCGGCGTGCGGCAAGCGGATCAAGAGCCTGCCCCGTGCCGCCCTCACCTTCCTTCGCGGTGGTGAGACCACGCTCTCGGCCAGCGACTTCTCCGCCGGGTGGCGGCACACTTCGCGGCGCGCCTACCGCGGCGCGTACGAGGACTGGCACCGCAGGATCGCCGCCGGAAAGGCCGACCCCTTCCTCGAGCCGGACGGGCCTCGTCGCTTCCCCACACCACGACGCTGGTCCACTGGTCGCGCCCATCAGGTGGGGCCCCGACCAGTGCTGGACGTCGTCTTCGCTGGTGATTGGCGGCGGCATGGCGGACCGCAGAACTCGATGCTGGAGGAGATCGCCGCATGCCGCGCCGCCGGGATGCGGGTAGGTGTCATGCACTTGGAGGCCATGCGGTTCATGACCCGGCGGGATGACCCCCTGTGTGCTCCCTTGCGCGAACTCATCCGGGACGGCGCCGTGGAGTGGGTGCATGTGGACGACGACGTGGCCGTGCGGACTCTCGTGCTGCGCTACCCCCCGATCCTGCAGTATCCACCGGCAGTCAGTGGCGCGGTGCGGCCGGACAACCTGCTCATCGTGGCGAACCAGGCACCGTGCGAACCGGACGGGTCCGACCAGCGGTACGTCCCCCAGGACGTGACGGCGCATGCGACGGCCCTGTTCGAAACGGCGCCGAGGTGGGTGCCGCAGGGGCCGACGGTGCGGGAGTTGCTGACCGAAATGGATCCGGGCATCTCCCTCACTCCCTGGGACAGCCCTGGCCTCGTCGATGCCGAAACCTGGCATGTGCGCACGCCGCGACCAATCGGCGACCCCCCGGTGGTCGGCCGGTACTCGCGGGACACCGGTATCAAGTTCCCGGAAAGCGCCGAGCACTTGCTCACCGCCTATGGGTTCGGACCCGAGGTGGAGGTGCGGATGATGGGGGCGGCCAACACTGTGCGGCGGCTGCTGCGCGACGGAGGGCGCAGCGAGCGCCCGCCGAGCAACTGGACGCTGTTGCAGCACAAGGCCCGCGATGTGCGCGAGTTCCTCGCCGATCTGGACGTCTTCCTGTATCTGGACAATGCCCATGCCAACGAGGCCTTCGGGCGCGTGATCCTGGAGGCGGCCGCGAGTGGGGTGCTGACGATCGCGTCGCCCAAGCATCAGCCCACTTTCGGCGACGCCGTGCTCTACGCCGAACCGGAGGAGGCGGTAGCACTGACACGACGGTATCTGGCCGACCCGGAACTGTACGCCGAGCAGGTGCAGCGCTCACGGGCGCTCGTGGACGAACGCTTCTCGCACGCCTCGTTCGTTGCTCGCCTGCGCGAGCTCGCTACCGAACGGGCCGGCAGTGCGCGGCACGAAGGAAGTGCCGGGGCCGTCGAACGGGAAGCCACGGCCGAGGTAGCGCTGGAGCTGCATTTCGACGCTCGACGCCCCTGGCGGGACCCTGTGCTCATCGGAGCGCCAGAACTGGTGCTCCAGCAGGAGCGGGTGCGTTCCGACGCCGATGCCGGCCGGTGTGACACGGTCTACCTGATTAGCCGAGATCCCTGCGAACACCCTGGGGTGGCACTGGCGCCCGTCCTGCATCGCATCGACGACGACCAGGACGTGCGGCCGGAGGACCTGCCGGATGGCGCTGTCGCCGCCGTGATCGTGCGCGGCGCGCAGATCGAAGTGACGTCCCGGCCCCCGCTGTACTGGTCCGATCGACGCACCGAGGACGGCGCCCTCGTCGTGTGCGCGAGCTCCGGGGACGGAACCGGTCGCCACCTCCTCGATCGGCGCCCGGTTCGCCACACCGCCCCAATTCATGTCGTAGATGAGCTCGTCACGACCTGA
- a CDS encoding glycosyltransferase family 2 protein, with protein sequence MLRRPFGYAYAAIRTGSRAVPDLLARVATAGRWDARTLLRGALERELPDEATSGRRLKVTAALAAVWATGSATQEAALATYLTLAETVGADQLDPPSQQLLAQLALLTGQDAAVRDLALTRIAPIVRHYLTVDRTNPWLGCLDADAQVHAGAELPSARVRTAWERLLGAEFAKAGLTGPSVTPDAPTLYDGLTCERPPAVDGPLVTVVMPCYRPDAGLLTSVRSILAQSHENLEILMVDDASGPGSAHWFDACRELDPRIRVIQAERNGGTYAARNLALHAARGELITFQDADDWSHPARIAAQVAAVSKDEEAAGSVSDAIRAKDDLTHQWLGYPARRRNASSLMVRRAVVEAVGGFDPVRKSADSEFYERIQHAWGPVLDVPVPLAITRLRAGTLSRSDFRYQWTAPDRLIYRDQFRHWHATTDHLVQRDDSERPFPAPASFLGAHGARARLHLDLLVLADLSTADGVAALQAAVEDAGTAATVGVLHREDALAGHSRRPEIHAEALDLAASGQCLLVSSTDPLEADLVLVPQVNVLLTQHRPVPDVRTFEVLLVPQVPRDPDGVIDHVALAEEARALFCTRPRWAAASIEDYQALLEDGFERLVLLSDEMATIVGANEPGGSD encoded by the coding sequence GTGCTGCGCCGACCGTTCGGTTATGCCTACGCGGCGATCCGCACCGGCTCACGAGCGGTCCCGGACCTGCTCGCCCGCGTGGCGACCGCAGGTCGATGGGACGCGCGCACCCTGCTACGGGGTGCACTCGAGCGGGAGCTGCCCGACGAGGCCACGAGCGGACGGCGGCTCAAGGTCACGGCAGCTCTCGCTGCCGTCTGGGCGACCGGTAGCGCGACACAGGAGGCCGCGTTGGCGACTTACCTGACCTTGGCGGAAACAGTCGGTGCCGATCAGCTGGACCCGCCGAGTCAGCAGCTCCTCGCCCAGCTTGCGCTCCTCACCGGTCAGGACGCCGCTGTTCGGGACCTGGCCCTGACCCGGATCGCGCCCATCGTCCGGCACTACCTGACCGTCGACCGCACCAACCCGTGGCTCGGCTGTCTCGATGCGGACGCCCAGGTGCACGCAGGCGCCGAACTCCCCAGCGCCCGAGTTCGGACTGCGTGGGAGCGACTGCTCGGTGCCGAGTTCGCGAAGGCGGGTCTTACCGGACCGAGCGTCACACCCGATGCCCCGACCCTCTACGACGGCCTGACCTGTGAGCGACCACCCGCCGTCGACGGGCCGTTGGTGACGGTGGTCATGCCGTGCTACCGGCCGGATGCCGGGCTACTCACCTCGGTGCGCTCGATCCTCGCGCAGTCCCACGAGAACCTCGAGATCCTCATGGTCGACGACGCCTCCGGCCCCGGGAGCGCACACTGGTTCGACGCATGCCGCGAGCTGGACCCGCGGATCCGGGTGATCCAGGCCGAACGCAATGGCGGCACTTACGCGGCACGGAACCTCGCTCTGCACGCTGCCCGTGGCGAGTTGATCACGTTCCAGGACGCCGACGACTGGTCGCATCCGGCACGGATCGCGGCTCAGGTCGCTGCCGTGAGCAAAGACGAGGAGGCGGCCGGATCCGTCAGCGACGCGATTCGCGCCAAAGATGATCTGACCCATCAGTGGCTCGGGTATCCGGCTCGCCGGCGCAACGCCTCGTCGCTGATGGTACGCCGAGCCGTGGTGGAGGCCGTCGGCGGGTTCGACCCGGTACGCAAGAGTGCTGATTCCGAGTTCTACGAACGGATCCAGCATGCCTGGGGACCGGTGCTAGACGTTCCGGTGCCCCTGGCCATCACCCGGCTGCGGGCCGGCACGCTGTCCCGGTCGGACTTTCGCTACCAATGGACCGCGCCGGACCGGCTCATCTACCGGGACCAGTTCCGACACTGGCACGCCACGACCGATCATCTCGTGCAGCGCGACGACTCCGAGCGGCCCTTCCCCGCCCCGGCGTCCTTCCTCGGCGCACACGGAGCGCGCGCCCGCCTCCACCTGGACCTGCTCGTGCTGGCTGACCTGAGCACGGCGGACGGCGTGGCCGCGCTGCAGGCGGCGGTCGAGGACGCCGGCACGGCGGCGACGGTCGGTGTGCTGCACCGGGAGGATGCGCTCGCGGGTCATTCCCGGCGACCCGAGATTCACGCCGAGGCGCTCGACCTCGCCGCCTCGGGCCAGTGCCTTCTGGTCTCGTCCACTGATCCCCTTGAGGCAGATCTTGTCCTCGTCCCGCAGGTGAACGTCCTGCTCACCCAGCACCGACCGGTGCCCGACGTCCGCACATTCGAGGTGCTCTTGGTGCCGCAGGTGCCTCGCGATCCGGACGGTGTGATTGACCACGTGGCTCTGGCGGAGGAAGCGCGCGCCCTGTTCTGCACCCGGCCCCGATGGGCCGCGGCCAGCATCGAGGACTACCAGGCCCTCCTGGAGGACGGCTTTGAACGACTCGTCCTCCTCTCGGACGAGATGGCTACTATCGTCGGGGCCAACGAGCCCGGGGGCTCCGACTGA
- a CDS encoding amidohydrolase, whose protein sequence is MTNLAPGVLAVTGGHVVPVNAPPIDNGTVVVTDGVISAVGGADVPVPDGAQVIDATGRWVLPGFVEAHAHLGVHEDGEGWSGNDTNEMTTPNGARFRALDGIDIDEVGFRDALAGGVTAAVIKPGSGNPIGGRTVAIKTWGGRTVDEQVISADVSVKSALGENPKRVYGEKKETPSTRLGVAAVLRDAFVGARNYAEARAHAVSKGEPFARDLTLETLADVLDGQLAWDQHCHRHDDIATAIRLAEEFGYRLVVNHGTEGHKIADVLAEKDVPVIFGPMFTSRVKVELRDRAIGNLAQIAAAGVRVAITTDHPVVPINFLVHQATLAVKEGLPRQTALEALTVNPAAILGLDERIGALEVGRDGDLVVWSGDPLEIGSRAEQVVIGGRPVLAPGEDGSHIVERSARFGR, encoded by the coding sequence ATGACGAACCTCGCACCTGGAGTCCTTGCTGTCACTGGCGGCCACGTCGTCCCTGTCAACGCCCCGCCGATCGACAACGGCACGGTCGTGGTCACCGACGGGGTGATCTCCGCCGTCGGAGGCGCTGACGTCCCGGTGCCGGACGGCGCACAGGTGATCGATGCGACCGGCCGGTGGGTGCTGCCTGGGTTCGTCGAGGCCCATGCGCACCTCGGTGTGCACGAGGACGGCGAGGGCTGGTCCGGTAACGACACCAACGAGATGACCACCCCGAACGGTGCCCGGTTCCGGGCCCTGGACGGGATCGACATCGACGAGGTCGGTTTCCGAGACGCGCTCGCCGGTGGGGTGACCGCAGCGGTGATCAAGCCGGGCTCGGGAAATCCGATCGGTGGGCGCACCGTCGCGATCAAGACCTGGGGCGGACGGACGGTGGACGAGCAGGTGATCTCGGCCGACGTCTCGGTCAAGTCTGCGCTCGGGGAGAACCCGAAGCGCGTGTACGGGGAGAAGAAGGAGACGCCGTCCACGCGGCTCGGCGTGGCGGCGGTACTGCGCGACGCCTTCGTCGGCGCACGCAACTACGCCGAGGCACGCGCGCACGCGGTGAGCAAGGGGGAACCCTTCGCCCGCGACCTCACCCTGGAGACCCTCGCCGACGTGCTCGACGGCCAATTGGCCTGGGACCAGCACTGCCACCGGCACGACGACATCGCCACGGCCATCCGGCTCGCTGAGGAGTTCGGCTACCGGCTCGTGGTGAACCATGGCACGGAGGGCCACAAGATTGCCGACGTGCTCGCTGAGAAGGATGTTCCGGTGATCTTCGGCCCGATGTTCACCTCCCGGGTGAAGGTGGAGCTGCGCGATCGCGCGATCGGCAACCTCGCCCAGATCGCGGCGGCGGGGGTGCGGGTGGCGATCACCACAGACCACCCGGTGGTGCCGATCAACTTCCTCGTGCACCAGGCCACGCTGGCGGTGAAGGAGGGTCTGCCGCGGCAGACCGCCCTGGAGGCCCTCACGGTGAACCCGGCCGCCATCCTCGGCCTGGACGAACGCATCGGCGCACTGGAGGTGGGCCGTGACGGGGACCTGGTGGTCTGGTCAGGTGACCCGTTGGAGATCGGGTCCCGCGCGGAGCAGGTGGTGATCGGTGGTCGGCCGGTGCTCGCGCCGGGTGAGGACGGCTCACACATCGTTGAGCGGAGTGCGCGGTTCGGTCGCTGA
- a CDS encoding glycosyltransferase family 2 protein — protein MALVSVIMPVHDAATTVSAAIRSVQHQRHQDWELLITDDASTDESWEVVRGLAAEDERILPQRTTSSGGAARARNAAITRARGSQVAFLDADDQWLPDKLERQLDFARTTGAPLTFTSYYKVAADFGGQALDFVPTQRIVRARDRLDYRLMLQQNHIGCLTAMYDVDQLGLRTMPDLRKRQDYGLWLSILRDGSIARGLDEPLALYREQHAGSLSGTSRLGLVAYNWRLYREIEKLSVPRSIWALGQVTVRSTLKRRV, from the coding sequence ATGGCCCTGGTGTCCGTGATCATGCCGGTCCACGATGCTGCCACCACCGTCAGCGCGGCCATCCGGTCGGTGCAGCACCAGAGGCATCAGGACTGGGAACTACTGATCACCGACGATGCCTCCACCGACGAATCGTGGGAGGTGGTGCGCGGGTTGGCCGCCGAGGACGAGCGGATCCTCCCACAGCGCACGACGTCCTCCGGCGGTGCGGCCCGCGCCCGGAACGCGGCCATCACGCGCGCCCGGGGCTCCCAGGTGGCATTCCTGGACGCCGACGACCAGTGGTTGCCGGACAAGCTCGAGCGACAGCTCGACTTCGCTCGCACCACGGGCGCGCCGCTGACCTTCACCTCCTACTACAAGGTCGCCGCCGACTTCGGCGGTCAGGCTCTCGACTTCGTCCCGACGCAACGTATCGTCCGAGCACGCGACCGACTCGACTACCGGCTGATGCTGCAGCAGAACCACATCGGCTGCCTCACCGCGATGTACGACGTCGATCAGCTCGGCCTGCGCACCATGCCCGATCTGCGCAAACGCCAGGACTACGGCCTCTGGCTGTCGATCCTGCGAGACGGTTCGATCGCCCGGGGGCTGGACGAACCGCTCGCCCTGTACCGGGAGCAGCACGCGGGCTCACTCTCGGGTACCAGCCGGCTCGGCCTGGTGGCGTACAACTGGCGCCTCTATCGCGAAATCGAGAAGCTCTCCGTCCCGCGTTCGATCTGGGCGCTCGGACAGGTCACGGTGCGCTCGACGCTTAAACGCCGGGTCTGA
- a CDS encoding NAD-dependent epimerase/dehydratase family protein — protein MPNTIEPGTRVLVIGSSGFVGSHLDAAFGDLGVELVRFDLHPDPHGQHETIVGDVRDVEALTEAMAGCTAVLNLAAAHHDFGISTETFESVNVGGARAVCAAMEHHGITNLCFYSSVAVYGEHSEPPDETTVPTPVNDYGRTKLAAEAVYREWESTATDGAPRRALIVRPAVVFGPRNFANLYKLIRQIHTRRFLPVGPGSNRKSMCYVTNLVEAIAYLWSAPSRLPSGEVEVYNYADKPDQTSRETVTEVYRALGRREPAVRIPLAPALLAAKPFDMVGRVTGRDLPVTSARVRKLSESETAFEAARIREVGFVPSVTLPEGIARMVRWYLSEGSSATPVVHIPPAEVSR, from the coding sequence GTGCCCAACACGATCGAGCCTGGAACGCGGGTCTTGGTGATCGGCAGTTCCGGCTTCGTCGGGTCGCATCTGGACGCCGCCTTCGGCGACCTCGGGGTGGAACTGGTGCGGTTCGATCTGCATCCAGATCCGCACGGACAGCACGAGACCATCGTCGGAGATGTCCGCGACGTCGAGGCGCTGACCGAGGCGATGGCCGGGTGCACCGCAGTGCTGAACCTGGCGGCTGCACACCACGACTTCGGGATCTCCACCGAGACGTTCGAATCGGTCAACGTCGGTGGCGCTCGCGCCGTCTGCGCGGCGATGGAGCACCACGGCATCACCAATCTCTGCTTCTACTCTTCCGTAGCCGTCTACGGTGAGCACTCGGAACCGCCCGACGAGACCACCGTGCCGACTCCGGTGAACGACTACGGCCGCACCAAGCTGGCTGCCGAGGCTGTCTACCGGGAGTGGGAGTCCACAGCGACCGACGGCGCACCCCGGCGAGCGCTCATCGTGCGCCCGGCAGTGGTCTTCGGACCGCGCAACTTCGCCAACCTGTACAAGCTGATCCGGCAGATCCACACGCGCCGGTTCCTGCCGGTCGGCCCAGGAAGTAATCGCAAGAGCATGTGCTATGTCACCAATCTGGTGGAGGCGATCGCGTACCTGTGGAGCGCCCCGAGCAGACTCCCCAGCGGAGAGGTCGAGGTGTACAACTACGCCGACAAGCCGGACCAGACCTCCCGCGAAACCGTGACGGAGGTCTACCGCGCGCTCGGCCGGCGCGAGCCCGCCGTGCGGATTCCGCTCGCGCCGGCGCTGTTGGCTGCGAAGCCCTTCGACATGGTCGGCCGAGTCACCGGCCGGGACCTGCCCGTGACCTCCGCGCGAGTGCGCAAACTGTCCGAGTCGGAGACGGCGTTCGAGGCCGCCCGGATTCGCGAGGTCGGTTTCGTCCCGTCGGTCACGTTGCCGGAGGGTATCGCGCGGATGGTGCGCTGGTACCTCAGCGAAGGCTCCTCAGCGACGCCTGTGGTGCACATCCCACCGGCCGAGGTCAGCCGCTGA
- the manA gene encoding mannose-6-phosphate isomerase, class I — protein MNILTPAFQGARWGSTTLIPEFLGTRPSGNPVAEAWFGAHPSAPSGTDDGTDLGSLLARQPEQRLGRDVVTRFGERLPYLLKLIAPVRPLSLQVHPNLEQAAAGHRREEALGIQVAQRNYPDANHKPEMVYALSTFEAVCGFRAPRRVAELLDGLDAQLARQLAAILRRDPSAEGVRSAFARLLGHADGDEVTQVARGCRERLAAGDSPSPRADALVVMLADEYPGDPGAVTALLLNPVTLQPGEALFVPPGCVHSYLSGFAVELMANSDNVLRAGLTVKHVDVAELLATVDCVAAPPIRIAPETVGCTEVFYAPVDDFELSVATRAGGEPARLRGRGPRILLGLDGAITVAAGGIERVLARGESLFLGADETPVLLSGAGRLVQAGVP, from the coding sequence GTGAACATCCTCACGCCTGCATTCCAAGGCGCCCGGTGGGGCTCGACGACGCTGATCCCCGAGTTCCTCGGTACCCGCCCCTCCGGCAACCCGGTGGCCGAGGCATGGTTCGGTGCCCACCCCAGTGCGCCGTCGGGCACCGACGACGGAACTGACCTGGGCAGCCTGCTGGCACGCCAGCCGGAGCAGCGGCTGGGACGGGACGTCGTCACCCGGTTCGGCGAGCGGCTGCCGTATCTGCTGAAACTGATCGCTCCGGTGCGCCCACTCTCGCTACAGGTGCACCCGAACCTGGAACAGGCTGCGGCCGGACACCGTCGCGAGGAGGCGCTCGGCATCCAGGTGGCACAGCGCAACTATCCTGATGCGAACCACAAGCCCGAAATGGTCTACGCGCTCAGCACGTTCGAGGCTGTCTGCGGATTCCGTGCCCCACGCCGGGTCGCCGAGCTACTCGACGGGCTCGATGCTCAGCTCGCTCGTCAACTGGCGGCGATCCTGAGGCGGGACCCCAGCGCGGAGGGAGTGCGGTCGGCGTTCGCGCGACTGCTCGGCCACGCGGACGGTGACGAGGTGACCCAGGTGGCTCGTGGCTGCCGGGAGCGGCTCGCGGCCGGCGATTCCCCCTCGCCCCGGGCGGACGCCCTGGTGGTGATGCTCGCCGACGAGTACCCGGGGGACCCTGGCGCGGTCACCGCGTTGTTGCTCAACCCGGTCACGCTGCAGCCCGGGGAAGCGCTCTTCGTCCCACCAGGGTGCGTGCACAGCTACCTGAGCGGATTCGCTGTCGAACTGATGGCCAACTCGGACAATGTGCTGCGGGCCGGGCTGACGGTCAAGCACGTGGACGTGGCCGAGCTGCTCGCTACGGTGGACTGTGTGGCCGCACCACCGATTCGGATCGCGCCCGAGACGGTCGGTTGCACCGAGGTGTTCTATGCCCCCGTGGACGACTTCGAGCTTTCCGTTGCGACACGTGCCGGTGGCGAACCGGCACGGCTGCGCGGCCGCGGCCCGCGCATCTTGCTCGGACTGGACGGAGCGATCACGGTGGCAGCCGGCGGGATCGAGCGTGTGCTCGCTCGTGGCGAGAGTCTCTTCCTGGGAGCGGACGAGACCCCGGTGCTGCTGTCCGGCGCCGGCCGGCTGGTGCAAGCAGGGGTGCCCTGA